From Argopecten irradians isolate NY chromosome 3, Ai_NY, whole genome shotgun sequence:
taattatttctcccatacttcacaggtaTTTCCTGTGGTTACTTTGGGTTGACAAGGCAAAATCTATCActcaggttgagatatccctgttctCTTGGCAGACCCATGTAATATTCTATTAATTTTACCTCTCACATGTACGCAAGAGGTCAGTTTCACAGTCTGTAGaattattgtacattttaattTCCTTGAAAAGACCACCATACTTATAATTTATCTGTGATAGAACCTGAAGATGAAGATTTATTTCAGGTGCCCGGGTGATCATGGCTTGTCGAGACCTTGATAGAGCCACAAAAGCTTCAGAAACTGTAAAGGCGTTCTCAGGAAACAATGATGTCAGTATACAACGATTAGACCTTGCTTCACTGGATTCTGTGAGGAAATTTGCAGAGAGAATGAATGAGAAAGAGGAAAAAATTGATATCCTTATTAACAATGCTGGTAAGCCATTTAACAATGTCGGAGAACTGCGGTTGATTGCACTCTGCAACGCTTCACTTATCATGTGATAAGTGTAGCAAAATGCTATTAACCGTGGATCTCCAATAATGGATATTTATCAGAAATAATGTGGAAATCAAAAATGATTGTGACACCATGATACTTGACGAATTGAGGAGAAAGGGTTACAGTATGCAACACTGAattcatacatatatgtaaaatatgtatggtCAGAAAAACTTTGATTTCAatcattgtatgtatatattacactgtgatatagaaaaaaaaaacaaaaaaagttgACCTTTAAACTTTGTTCATTGTGATAGGTCAAATATAGAAATGTTTGAATACTTGAGAAAAAAAGATTTGTGCATAATTTCCATACAATATACCGGTATGTCTtcttttatttgaattattctCCAGGTGTGATGATGTGCCCTAAGTGGCAGTCTGAGGATGGATACGAGATGCAGTTTGCTGTGAACCATCTTGGTCATTTCTTGCTGACAACACTATTATTAGACCGAATAAAGAAGTCTGCTCCGTCCAGGATCATCAATGTCTCATCTACAGCACACTACAGTTAGTTGTTTCatatgtcatattttatttttgttctttattttgatttaaattagCATTACAATTTCTACATGTTCTCTTTGAAGGTTTATATTTGAACCATTTTTGTAGTTTCTTCTTTAAAAATCTAAATGGagtcatttttattgtttgaacATTTGGAACATACAAAATGTCTGGTTAAGTGCAAAATGATTGTTTTAGGCATATTTGAGCTTTGCATTGTTTTCTTAATAAACTTTGATGTTCATGAGAATGAAAAGAACCAATCAAATTACTCACTTGTTACTTTATGATATACAGTGTTATAGTAGAACATTTAggttttaattaaaaagaagtaatttatatatcacatgaaaatccaaatttaaatcaaaattagaTCTGAATTACAGTTTGAACATAGCTCTCATCAGTCCTATTTTGTGCTTAAGACAGTATTCTAATGGCATATTACTGCTTGGTTATGGAAGGGAGCCAGAGTTCACAGAGAAAATCCACAGACCTACAGCAATTAATTCATAATTGACATCTGTATCCCTAAGATAAAAACTACTTGTGCATGGTGGCACAATGTACAAAGACACCAATCttagattaatttgtttaattgaCATTTCATTTCCTTAACAGGAGGGAAAATCAACTTTGATGATATTAATAGTGATAAGAACTACTCCGCCATGAATGCATACTCTCAGAGTAAATTAGCCAACGTCCTCTTTACCAAGGAACTTGACCGACGTCTGCAAGGTAAAAATAGCTAAGTTTCTGTTGAGTGGTTACTAGTATAGCAAGATAAATTAACAATATCACATGTtctatatttttacaaatgcatTAACAAAAACCACCACACACTTTCATGCCAAAAAATCTACAATGTAAAGGGTCACTTTGGTGATCAATGTGGTAAAAATTATATGATTGTTCTTAATGTATTTAGGTATTAGGTTATAATATACTTACGGCCTTCTTACCTCTTTCATTTGCTGAAATTGAACCTTCATggtttgaatttcattttttagctcacctggcctgaagggctGGTGAgtttatgtcatggcgcggcgtccgtcggcCGGTCGGCCggccgtctgtccgtcaacatttcctttaaatcactactagtcatagagttctgcatggaatgtaacctaatttgaccagaaacattcTTGTGGCAAGGGGAACAGatcagagtttgtataaattttggctctgaccctaggggacaggaggggcggggcccaataggggagatagaggtaaatcctttaaattgctacttgtcatagagttttgcatggactgtaaccaaatgtggccagaaacatcctttggggaagggaacagagtttgtataaattttgtctctgaccccccgggggcaggaggtgcggggcccaataggggaaatagaggtaaacccttttcaatcgctactagtcattaagttctgcatggaatgtaaccaaatgtggccagaaacatccttgggggaaggggaacagagtttgtataaattttggctctgactcctcttggggcaggaggggcggggcccaagaggggaaatagaggtaaatcatttaaatcgctactagtcatagagtacTGCATGGAATTTAACCAGAGttagtataaattttggctctgaccccctggagcagaaaaaaTGGGttccaatagggaaattagagaaAAATcgtaaaattccttcagaaaagaaacaataatcctgtattcagaacagaacttggcattacaataaccaggtgagtgatacaggccctctgggcctcttgttttgttaaaggatgtgtatgtgttgttgtttagatatgattgtctccccttatttGAAAAAACCCTGTTTATTCAGGGGAGTATAACTTGACTCTTGTGAAAAGCATATAATTTTTAGTCTTCTTATTAAAATTCTTTATATCCAATGAAAATAATGATGTGTCTAGCTTAGTTAAGGTATAAggttatgttttatgttttacgAAAGTTTTTTCTTGTGCAGGTACTGGTGTGACAACAAACACTCTCCACCCTGGAGTGATTAAAACAGAGCTGGTGAGACATGTTGAGGCGGGATTTAATCCTTTCCTGTTTAACGTGGTATTCCGTCCATTACAAATCTTCCTGAAGACCCCGGTAGAAGGTGCTCAAACAACTTTACACTGTGCTTTAGATGAGAAGTTAGATAATGTGTCCGGCAAATATTTCAGGTATGTAGTAAAAAACCATGACAATAtatgtaacttgtataaatcAAATGTCACTATGACCAGCATATTAGGCCACTATAGCCAGGTTTCTggattaaaggatttgtgcagccaaaattttttttttgtaaaacgtCAGGATATTGGTTtagatgaatgaaaaatcaagttCCACTCAATGAATCATCTAgtttttagcgctatcggttggttttggtcgtgatttacgggtagtgtcgactacagttcagagataatgagttaagc
This genomic window contains:
- the LOC138318447 gene encoding retinol dehydrogenase 12-like, with translation MDLDFIETAMSFFAKNKLLISSVVGSVFGFVLLRRHLAGGVCLSKKRLDGKTVIITGCNTGIGLETAKELSARGARVIMACRDLDRATKASETVKAFSGNNDVSIQRLDLASLDSVRKFAERMNEKEEKIDILINNAGVMMCPKWQSEDGYEMQFAVNHLGHFLLTTLLLDRIKKSAPSRIINVSSTAHYRGKINFDDINSDKNYSAMNAYSQSKLANVLFTKELDRRLQGTGVTTNTLHPGVIKTELVRHVEAGFNPFLFNVVFRPLQIFLKTPVEGAQTTLHCALDEKLDNVSGKYFSDCEEKEPSKAAMNMEDAKRLWELSEDMVAKAGK